The following are encoded together in the Salvia hispanica cultivar TCC Black 2014 chromosome 6, UniMelb_Shisp_WGS_1.0, whole genome shotgun sequence genome:
- the LOC125196405 gene encoding DEAD-box ATP-dependent RNA helicase 36, with translation MEEEIQLEPSFQLFSRKKKKSTTTIDNPPPPATSTVKELEKVLNPNPTPAHVTFSDLGLAEWAVNTCKELKMKRPTPVQYHCIPKILAGRDVLGLAQTGSGKTAAFVLPILQRLAEDPYGVFALVVTPTRELAHQLADQFKALGSGLGLRCVEIVGGMDMITQSRSLMQRPHVVVATPGRIKFLLEQNPDLPAIFSRTKFLVLDEADRVMDINFEAELRVIFQCLPKKRQTLLFTATMSSNLQTLLELSANKTYFYAAYEGFKTVESLKQQYIFIPKNVRDVYLLHILNKMKEMGVRSAMIFVSTCRSCELLSLLLEQLDLEVAALHSYKSQSLRLSALHKFKSGQVPILIATDVANRGLDIPTVDLVINYDIPRYPEDYIHRVGRTARVGRGGLALSFITKNDVDLVHKIEDLIGKKFDEFECKEKDVLEDITKVYKARRVTVMKMMDSGFEEKALARKEQKSRTKEIRRKSKKRKRGKAVEVSQDS, from the exons ATGGAGGAAGAAATCCAACTTGAACCAAGTTTCCAATTGTTCTCCCgcaaaaagaagaaatcaaCCACAACAATCGACAATCCGCCGCCACCAGCAACCTCCACCGTGAAGGAATTGGAGAAAGTactaaaccctaaccctacGCCGGCGCACGTCACCTTCTCCGACCTAGGGCTGGCGGAATGGGCTGTAAACACCTGCAAGGAGCTCAAGATGAAGCGTCCAACTCCAGTGCAGTACCATTGCATCCCCAAAATCCTGGCCGGCCGGGACGTGCTTGGCCTCGCGCAGACCGGGAGCGGCAAGACGGCGGCGTTCGTCCTCCCGATCCTCCAGCGCCTCGCCGAGGATCCGTACGGGGTGTTTGCGCTGGTGGTGACTCCGACGCGGGAGCTGGCACACCAATTGGCGGATCAGTTTAAGGCGCTCGGGTCGGGATTGGGGCTGCGGTGCGTGGAGATTGTTGGTGGGATGGATATGATTACGCAGTCGCGGAGTTTGATGCAGAGGCCGCATGTGGTGGTTGCTACTCCGGGAAGGATTAAATTTCTGCTTGAACAGAATCCTGACTTGCCTGCTATTTTTTCTAGAACTAAG TTTCTAGTGTTGGATGAAGCTGACAGAGTCATGGACATTAACTTTGAAGCAGAATTGAGAGTTATTTTTCAGTGCTTACCTAAGAAACGGCAAACTTTACTATTTACTGCCACCATGAGTAGCAACTTACAGACATTACTTGAACTCTCagcaaataaaacatatttcTATGCAGCATATGAAGGTTTTAAAACAGTGGAATCTCTGAAGCAacagtatatttttattcccAAGAATGTGAGGGATGTGTACCTCCTCCACATATTGAACAAAATGAAGGAAATGGGTGTTCGATCTGCCATGATATTTGTTTCCACCTGCAG GAGTTGTGAACTTCTGAGTTTGTTGCTAGAACAGCTTGATCTTGAAGTAGCAGCATTGCACTCTTATAAATCCCAGTCGTTGAGGCTTTCTGCATTACATAAATTCAAATCCGGGCAGGTCCCTATACTAATTGCAACCGATGTTGCTAACCGTGGTTTGGACATACCAACAGTAGATTTGGTCATAAACTATGACATTCCAAG GTATCCAGAGGATTATATTCATCGAGTTGGTCGTACTGCTAGAGTGGGAAGAGGAGGCCTTGCTCTTAGCTTCATCACCAAG AATGATGTTGACCTTGTGCATAAAATAGAAGATCTTATAGGGAAAAAATTTGATGAGTTCGAGTGTAAGGAGAAGGATGTACTTGAGGATATCACGAAG GTATACAAAGCTAGGCGTGTGACAGTGATGAAAATGATGGACAGCGGGTTTGAGGAGAAGGCCTTGGCACGAAAGGAGCAGAAGTCGAGAACAAAAGAAATTCGAAGAAAGAGTAAGAAACGGAAGAGGGGCAAAGCTGTGGAAGTATCTCAAGACTCGTAA
- the LOC125193671 gene encoding peroxisomal 2,4-dienoyl-CoA reductase [(3E)-enoyl-CoA-producing]-like, producing the protein MESPFNSNVLRGKVALLTGGGSGIGFEISTQFGKHGASVAIMGRRRNVLDGAVSALTALGIPAIGFEGDVRKLEDAKRVVEATVGHFGRLDILVNAAAGNFLAAAEDLSPNGFKTVMDIDTVGTFTMCHEALKYLKKDGHGKAVPTGGVILNISATLHYTASWYQIHVSAAKAGVDALTRNLALEWGTDYDIRVNGIAPGPIGDTAGMSKLQPDEITYNARESTPLYKLGEKWDIAMAAVYLASDAGKYINGSILPVDGGLWLSRPRYLAKDDVKKVSRSVEKRSRAAPTGLPTSKL; encoded by the exons ATGGAGTCTCCGTTCAACTCTAACGTCCTCAGAGGCAAGGTAGCTCTGCTCACCGGCGGCGGCTCCGGTATCGGCTTCGAGATCTCCACCCAGTTCGGCAAGCACGGCGCCTCCGTCGCCATCATGGGCCGCCGCAGGAATGTCCTCGACGGCGCCGTTTCTGCCCTCACCGCCCTCGGCATCCCC GCGATTGGATTTGAAGGGGATGTGAGGAAATTGGAAGATGCGAAGAGAGTGGTGGAGGCAACGGTAGGGCATTTTGGGAGGCTTGATATCTTGGTCAATGCTGCTGCTGGAAATTTTCTAGCTGCAGCTGAAGATCTCTCTCCCAATGGCTTTAAAACAG TTATGGATATTGATACTGTTGGGACATTCACAATGTGTCACGAAGCACTCAAGTATCTCAAGAAAGACGGGCATGGGAAGGCCGTGCCTACTGGAGGCGTGATTTTGAACATCAGCGCCACTCTGCACTACACGGCATCCTGGTATCAGATCCATGTGTCTGCAGCCAAG GCTGGTGTTGATGCATTGACGAGAAATTTGGCACTGGAATGGGGCACCGATTATGATATAAGGGTTAATGGGATTGCACCGGGTCCTATAGGAGATACGGCTGGCATGAGTAAACTTCAGCCTGATGAAATTACTTACAATGCAAGGGAATCTACGCCTCTCTACAAACTTGGAGAGAAATGGGATATTGCCATGGCTGCTGTCTACCTTGCCTCAGATGCTG GTAAATACATCAATGGGAGCATTCTGCCTGTAGATGGAGGATTGTGGTTGAGCAGGCCTCGTTATCTGGCTAAAGATGACGTGAAGAAGGTTTCTCGATCTGTGGAGAAAAGATCTCGTGCTGCCCCAACTGGCCTCCCAACGAGCAAGCTGTAG